In the genome of Saccharomonospora viridis DSM 43017, one region contains:
- a CDS encoding DUF3558 family protein, with the protein MISVGVTAVFLALSGCSSEESGTAEPELSDVAQSSIPSEVPETNRSSPQSSNGLADVKPCSLLTTDELKILGEYEEGVDKLVGSGRVCQWKEVRDPDAGQSATLTVTLRENGGLDDHLDQGYGERRGMTDTTGRAVKELPTSIGCVVMMAVGESERVEVAASKVGSDLTRQDFCKMVGEVAEIIDPKLPRG; encoded by the coding sequence ATGATTTCGGTTGGTGTCACAGCGGTCTTCCTTGCTTTGTCGGGATGCTCCTCAGAAGAGTCAGGAACTGCTGAACCCGAGTTATCGGACGTTGCTCAATCGAGTATTCCTAGTGAAGTGCCGGAGACCAATCGGTCGTCGCCACAAAGTTCGAATGGTCTTGCCGATGTCAAGCCTTGCTCGTTGTTGACAACCGATGAGCTAAAAATTCTCGGTGAATATGAGGAAGGTGTCGATAAGCTAGTTGGGTCGGGTCGTGTATGCCAATGGAAGGAAGTACGTGATCCTGATGCCGGCCAATCAGCCACGTTAACCGTCACTCTGAGAGAGAACGGCGGGTTAGACGATCACCTTGATCAGGGATACGGCGAGCGTAGAGGAATGACAGACACTACTGGTCGTGCAGTGAAGGAGCTACCGACCAGTATCGGTTGTGTCGTGATGATGGCCGTTGGTGAGAGTGAACGTGTCGAAGTCGCAGCTTCGAAAGTGGGTAGCGACCTGACCAGACAAGATTTTTGCAAGATGGTCGGCGAAGTCGCGGAGATTATCGATCCTAAGCTTCCTCGAGGGTGA
- a CDS encoding glycosyltransferase, with the protein MPGKAAPATAPEQAKTGKSAASERVSSQTARFSEHKGTGRLLTQRGLFAGPSDLVSKDLYAEIVEGVATRRRETVILEPSARVSGNTYFGRFPASYWQRWTTVKSVAVEAEVSGSGQLAVRASDMEGEPRTVTVRTVEDAKGEHVRLDAPLDKFLDGGALWLDLETESGTLTVSNVRWTVDSPEKIRPTAVTICTMNRADDCLGNLFALADSLPALDTLDAIYVADQGTDTVDSREGFAEVAERLGDKLHYIKQPNLGGAGGFTRGLYEVAGSTDTEHANVLFMDDDVLLEPDLIIRLTAFSNCAANPMIVGGQMLNLLHPHQLHVGAEYAELNTLEPGQPVPHSLSTADLLGVDEETGKPNRQERRVDAGYNGWWSCLIPYEVVKTIGYPLPFFFQWDDAEYSYRARAHGFPTVTLPGAGVWHADFHWKDWDEWHRYFNLRNSIITAALHSPFDLNLLSRVLLAQLVRYLLSMQYGLSATLITAVEDFLKGPDILHDGGVAAMKRIREIRAQYPETKRYAPTEVPGIPSNDISIINTAPRPSLQRLVLLKRIIYRLLGKHRFELGAIPSDEAHWWHVSQFETAVVTDASQEGVRVRRYDRQKMFELAKRGVQVINRLRKEGKAVQEEYKRALPRLTSRENWKRLYQL; encoded by the coding sequence ATGCCCGGTAAAGCGGCACCGGCTACCGCACCAGAGCAGGCCAAAACCGGCAAATCTGCCGCGAGTGAACGCGTGAGCTCGCAGACGGCCCGGTTCTCCGAGCACAAGGGCACCGGCAGGCTGCTCACGCAGCGCGGCCTGTTCGCCGGGCCGTCCGATCTGGTGAGCAAGGACCTCTATGCGGAGATCGTCGAGGGGGTGGCCACGCGGCGGCGGGAGACCGTCATCCTGGAGCCCTCGGCGCGTGTTTCCGGTAACACGTATTTCGGTCGGTTCCCGGCGAGCTACTGGCAGCGCTGGACCACCGTGAAGTCGGTGGCGGTCGAGGCCGAGGTCAGTGGTTCCGGACAGCTCGCCGTGCGGGCTTCCGACATGGAGGGCGAGCCGCGGACCGTGACCGTGCGCACGGTGGAGGACGCCAAGGGCGAGCACGTGCGGCTCGACGCCCCGCTCGACAAGTTCCTCGACGGTGGCGCGCTGTGGCTGGACCTGGAGACCGAGAGCGGCACGCTCACAGTGTCGAACGTGCGTTGGACCGTCGATTCGCCGGAGAAGATCCGGCCGACCGCGGTGACCATCTGCACGATGAACCGGGCCGACGACTGCTTGGGCAACCTGTTCGCGCTGGCTGATTCGCTGCCCGCGTTGGACACGTTGGACGCCATCTACGTCGCCGACCAGGGCACCGACACGGTGGATTCCCGGGAGGGCTTCGCCGAGGTCGCCGAGCGGCTCGGGGACAAGCTGCACTACATCAAGCAGCCGAACCTCGGCGGTGCGGGTGGGTTCACCCGTGGTCTGTACGAGGTGGCGGGCAGCACGGACACCGAGCACGCGAACGTGCTGTTCATGGATGACGACGTGCTCCTGGAGCCGGATTTGATCATCCGGTTGACGGCGTTCTCCAACTGCGCGGCGAACCCGATGATCGTCGGTGGCCAGATGCTGAACCTGCTGCACCCGCACCAGCTGCACGTGGGCGCCGAGTACGCCGAGCTGAACACGTTGGAGCCGGGACAGCCGGTTCCGCACAGCCTGTCCACGGCGGACCTGCTGGGTGTCGACGAGGAGACCGGCAAGCCGAACCGCCAGGAGCGCCGGGTCGACGCCGGCTACAACGGCTGGTGGTCGTGCCTCATCCCGTACGAGGTCGTGAAGACGATCGGCTACCCGCTGCCGTTCTTCTTCCAGTGGGACGACGCCGAGTACAGCTATCGGGCTCGGGCGCACGGGTTCCCGACGGTGACGCTGCCCGGCGCGGGCGTGTGGCACGCCGACTTCCACTGGAAGGACTGGGACGAGTGGCACCGCTACTTCAACCTGCGTAACTCGATCATCACGGCGGCCCTGCACAGCCCGTTCGACTTGAACCTGCTCTCGCGGGTGTTGTTGGCGCAGCTGGTGCGCTACCTGCTGAGCATGCAGTACGGGTTGTCGGCGACGCTGATCACGGCGGTGGAGGACTTCCTGAAGGGGCCGGACATCCTGCACGACGGCGGTGTGGCGGCCATGAAGCGGATCCGTGAGATCCGGGCGCAGTATCCGGAGACGAAGCGGTACGCGCCCACCGAGGTGCCGGGGATCCCGTCGAACGACATCAGCATCATCAACACCGCGCCCCGCCCGAGCCTGCAGCGGTTGGTACTGCTCAAGCGGATCATCTACCGGCTGTTGGGCAAGCACCGTTTCGAGCTGGGCGCGATCCCGAGCGACGAGGCCCACTGGTGGCACGTGTCGCAGTTCGAGACGGCGGTCGTCACCGACGCGTCCCAGGAGGGTGTGCGGGTGCGCCGCTACGACCGGCAGAAGATGTTCGAGCTGGCCAAGCGGGGCGTGCAGGTGATCAACCGGTTGCGCAAGGAAGGCAAGGCGGTGCAGGAGGAGTACAAGCGCGCCCTGCCGCGGTTGACCAGCCGGGAGAACTGGAAGCGTCTCTACCAGCTTTGA
- a CDS encoding ESX secretion-associated protein EspG — protein MVQSFSLSLAAIDILFEHLRLGHAPFPFEVPHLGQTFTERSQIRQAVFRDLESRDLMRGGRVDADVEAALVTFARGPVAITAAAKLEKGEKLFARSAVDGQLAVLAKRDGNLIVFNEIRPVGLVPEIVNLIPSTRPAPGQSVTVAQPQPQQDRGRHAAPDSYDPFAGVSAPTSRRDPQLRMVERMFTKPQLRMGQFTAFAQGGGGKSRHLDPVAWFDSEDGRIFTTSRTAEDGQRWLTYAPADNARIVQHLSSQVQPFLQR, from the coding sequence ATGGTGCAATCGTTTTCGTTGTCGTTGGCCGCGATCGACATCCTGTTCGAGCACCTGAGGCTGGGGCATGCGCCGTTCCCGTTCGAGGTGCCGCATCTGGGGCAGACGTTCACCGAGCGGTCGCAGATCAGGCAGGCGGTGTTCCGGGATCTGGAGAGCCGGGACCTCATGCGTGGCGGCAGGGTGGACGCCGACGTGGAGGCGGCGCTGGTGACGTTCGCGCGGGGTCCGGTGGCGATCACGGCGGCGGCGAAGTTGGAGAAGGGCGAGAAGCTGTTCGCCCGTTCGGCGGTGGACGGGCAGCTGGCGGTGTTGGCGAAGCGGGACGGCAATCTCATCGTGTTCAACGAGATCCGGCCGGTCGGGTTGGTGCCGGAGATCGTGAACCTGATTCCGTCGACGCGGCCGGCGCCGGGACAGTCGGTGACGGTCGCGCAGCCGCAGCCGCAGCAGGACCGGGGCAGGCATGCGGCGCCGGATTCGTACGACCCGTTCGCGGGGGTGTCGGCTCCGACGTCGAGGCGGGACCCGCAGTTGCGGATGGTGGAGCGGATGTTCACCAAGCCGCAGTTGCGGATGGGCCAGTTCACGGCGTTCGCGCAGGGCGGCGGTGGCAAGTCGCGGCATCTGGACCCGGTGGCGTGGTTCGACAGTGAGGACGGACGGATCTTCACCACGAGTCGCACGGCCGAGGACGGGCAGAGGTGGTTGACGTACGCGCCGGCGGACAACGCGCGTATCGTCCAGCATTTGTCGTCGCAGGTACAGCCGTTCCTGCAACGGTGA